A section of the Acropora muricata isolate sample 2 chromosome 4, ASM3666990v1, whole genome shotgun sequence genome encodes:
- the LOC136913594 gene encoding uncharacterized protein, which produces MAVGGPRRNLTELQSLTVGNEKVDVTKCVRLLGVDFDSHLTLKQHVRNTAKNCFYTLKNMFRRCINDTAAKATVHTMITSKLDYCNAILYGLPESTLKHFTRVQNLSARFISQHGKHEHITPVLKQFHWLPIRQRIHYKVLILIFKSLNGLAPAYLEELIKRRPMKRTRADGNNDLVIPVIKHKSFGGRSLGYGGPKLWNTLPKELKT; this is translated from the coding sequence ATGGCGGTAGGTGGACCTCGACGTAATTTGACGGAACTACAATCACTCACTGTTGGTAACGAGAAAGTTGATGTCACCAAGTGTGTTCGCCTTTTGGGTGTTGACTTTGATAGTCACCTAACCTTAAAACAACATGTACGAAATACTGCAAAGAACTGCTTCTACACGTTGAAAAATATGTTCAGACGCTGTATTAACGATACTGCAGCTAAAGCAACAGTTCATACAATGATTACATCTAAACTTGATTATTGCAACGCAATTCTCTATGGTCTGCCAGAGTCAACGCTAAAGCACTTCACCAGGGTTCAGAATCTCTCTGCACGTTTCATCTCTCAACATGGTAAACATGAACACATAACTCCAGTTCTTAAACAATTTCACTGGCTGCCTATACGTCAACGTATTCACTACAAAGTTTTAATATTGATTTTCAAGTCGTTAAACGGTCTGGCACCAGCTTACCTTGAGGAGCTTATAAAGAGGAGACCTATGAAAAGAACAAGGGCTGATGGTAACAATGACTTGGTGATCCCCGTCATCAAGCATAAGTCCTTTGGAGGAAGATCACTGGGCTATGGGGGACCTAAACTATGGAATACCTTACCGAAAGAACTGAAGACATGA